A stretch of Carya illinoinensis cultivar Pawnee chromosome 14, C.illinoinensisPawnee_v1, whole genome shotgun sequence DNA encodes these proteins:
- the LOC122294113 gene encoding ubiquitin-like-conjugating enzyme ATG10 isoform X4, whose product MDISSWDGTISLAEFHAAACALVEKWKKVEGYLSLENIILVSIKEEHDELPSFPQKEETSCSDKEESIDIATLVQGQSDHDEICYYDLHIVYSAPYRVPVLYFRVYYSDGEPLQFEDIKKHLPAHSAKTLLDSKWTFITQEEHPYLNRPWYKLHPCGTGEWMKLLFQGDVSLARNGAAIEVYLISWLSFVGQVVGLRIPYEMLNQL is encoded by the exons ATGGATATATCATCTTGGGATGGAACCATCTCATTAGCGGAATTTCATGCCGCTGCTTGTGCTTTAGTAGAGAAATGGAAAAAG GTGGAAGGATACTTGTCACTGGAGAACATAATTCTCGTGTCAATTAAG GAGGAACATGATGAACTACCAAGTTTCCCTCAGAAAGAAGAGACAAGTTGCTCTGACAAAGAGGAGTCCATTGATATTGCCACCTTA GTCCAGGGTCAGAGCGATCATGATGAAATATGTTACTATGATCTCCATATAGTATATAGTGCTCCATATAGGGTTCCGGTGCTATATTTTCGTGTGTACTACAGTG ATGGAGAACCTTTGCAGTTTGAGGATATAAAAAAACACCTTCCTGCTCACTCTGCCAAAACACTGTTGGATTCAAAATGGACGTTTATAACCCAGGAG GAGCATCCATACTTGAACAGGCCATGGTACAAATTACATCCATGCGGAACCGGTGAGTGGATGAAGCTGCTTTTCCAAGGTGATGTTTCTCTGGCTAGAAATGGAGCGGCAATTGAAGTATATCTGATTTCATGGCTCTCATTCGTTGGGCAAGTTGTTGGTCTTAGGATCCCTTATGAAATGCTGAATCAGCTATAA
- the LOC122294113 gene encoding ubiquitin-like-conjugating enzyme ATG10 isoform X2, whose translation MDISSWDGTISLAEFHAAACALVEKWKKVSSASPPWSWVSCPKQPWVASHEVEGYLSLENIILVSIKEEHDELPSFPQKEETSCSDKEESIDIATLVQGQSDHDEICYYDLHIVYSAPYRVPVLYFRVYYSDGEPLQFEDIKKHLPAHSAKTLLDSKWTFITQEEHPYLNRPWYKLHPCGTGEWMKLLFQGDVSLARNGAAIEVYLISWLSFVGQVVGLRIPYEMLNQL comes from the exons ATGGATATATCATCTTGGGATGGAACCATCTCATTAGCGGAATTTCATGCCGCTGCTTGTGCTTTAGTAGAGAAATGGAAAAAGGTCTCTTCAGCTTCCCCTCCTTGGTCATGGGTCTCTTGTCCCAAACAACCTTGGGTGGCTTCTCACGAA GTGGAAGGATACTTGTCACTGGAGAACATAATTCTCGTGTCAATTAAG GAGGAACATGATGAACTACCAAGTTTCCCTCAGAAAGAAGAGACAAGTTGCTCTGACAAAGAGGAGTCCATTGATATTGCCACCTTA GTCCAGGGTCAGAGCGATCATGATGAAATATGTTACTATGATCTCCATATAGTATATAGTGCTCCATATAGGGTTCCGGTGCTATATTTTCGTGTGTACTACAGTG ATGGAGAACCTTTGCAGTTTGAGGATATAAAAAAACACCTTCCTGCTCACTCTGCCAAAACACTGTTGGATTCAAAATGGACGTTTATAACCCAGGAG GAGCATCCATACTTGAACAGGCCATGGTACAAATTACATCCATGCGGAACCGGTGAGTGGATGAAGCTGCTTTTCCAAGGTGATGTTTCTCTGGCTAGAAATGGAGCGGCAATTGAAGTATATCTGATTTCATGGCTCTCATTCGTTGGGCAAGTTGTTGGTCTTAGGATCCCTTATGAAATGCTGAATCAGCTATAA
- the LOC122294113 gene encoding ubiquitin-like-conjugating enzyme ATG10 isoform X1 produces the protein MDISSWDGTISLAEFHAAACALVEKWKKVSSASPPWSWVSCPKQPWVASHEVSVEGYLSLENIILVSIKEEHDELPSFPQKEETSCSDKEESIDIATLVQGQSDHDEICYYDLHIVYSAPYRVPVLYFRVYYSDGEPLQFEDIKKHLPAHSAKTLLDSKWTFITQEEHPYLNRPWYKLHPCGTGEWMKLLFQGDVSLARNGAAIEVYLISWLSFVGQVVGLRIPYEMLNQL, from the exons ATGGATATATCATCTTGGGATGGAACCATCTCATTAGCGGAATTTCATGCCGCTGCTTGTGCTTTAGTAGAGAAATGGAAAAAGGTCTCTTCAGCTTCCCCTCCTTGGTCATGGGTCTCTTGTCCCAAACAACCTTGGGTGGCTTCTCACGAAGTTAGC GTGGAAGGATACTTGTCACTGGAGAACATAATTCTCGTGTCAATTAAG GAGGAACATGATGAACTACCAAGTTTCCCTCAGAAAGAAGAGACAAGTTGCTCTGACAAAGAGGAGTCCATTGATATTGCCACCTTA GTCCAGGGTCAGAGCGATCATGATGAAATATGTTACTATGATCTCCATATAGTATATAGTGCTCCATATAGGGTTCCGGTGCTATATTTTCGTGTGTACTACAGTG ATGGAGAACCTTTGCAGTTTGAGGATATAAAAAAACACCTTCCTGCTCACTCTGCCAAAACACTGTTGGATTCAAAATGGACGTTTATAACCCAGGAG GAGCATCCATACTTGAACAGGCCATGGTACAAATTACATCCATGCGGAACCGGTGAGTGGATGAAGCTGCTTTTCCAAGGTGATGTTTCTCTGGCTAGAAATGGAGCGGCAATTGAAGTATATCTGATTTCATGGCTCTCATTCGTTGGGCAAGTTGTTGGTCTTAGGATCCCTTATGAAATGCTGAATCAGCTATAA
- the LOC122293396 gene encoding uncharacterized protein LOC122293396, with product MVTLLYHGTNRNFAPHVCSIYMRKYAQLPMVVAAKDWFVRDCSRDRFNLKLGFEGFRDRVIENTFAEEQCYFHGSTIYHYRMKHFSSFHSNAWTICRNSIAGTHTKGEK from the exons ATGGTAACATTACTTTATCATGGAACTAATCGAAACTTCGCCCCACACGTGTGCTCGATATATATGCGGAAATACGCACAATTGCCGATGGTTGTAGCTGCGAAAGACTGGTTTGTTCGCGATTGCAGCAGAGACAGATTCAATCT AAAACTTGGCTTTGAAGGCTTTAGGGATAGGGTCATCGAAAACACTTTTGCCGAAGAGCAG TGCTATTTTCATGGTTCTACAATTTATCACTATAGGATGAAGCACTTCTCCAG CTTCCATTCTAATGCATGGACAATATGCAGAAATTCAATAGCTGGCACACATACAAAAGGGGAAAAATAA
- the LOC122294111 gene encoding ABSCISIC ACID-INSENSITIVE 5-like protein 2 isoform X2 codes for MGIETMGSQGVGNSNGKQSQLQPLARQNSMYSLTLDEVQNQLGDLGKPLSSMNLDELLKNVWTAEVHQSTGMDIEGTAQASQTALQRQASLSLTSALSKKTVDEVWRDIQQSKNSEEKKSRERQPTLGEMTLEDFLVKAGIVAETSTEKSSAGPVGVDQNTALQFPQQGQWIQYQQQQYQQPQQSMMGVYMPGQPIPQPLHMGAGAVMDVPYPENQVALTSPLMGTLSDTQMPGRKRGVPEDMIEKTVERRQKRMIKNRESAARSRARKQAYTNELENKVSRLEEENERLRKRKVICINSVLNKVLRKFSLSLLIGIKF; via the exons ATGGGGATCGAGACAATGGGGTCTCAAGGTGTAGGCAATAGTAATGGAAAACAGTCGCAATTGCAGCCATTGGCGCGGCAAAACTCAATGTACAGTCTTACACTTGATGAGGTTCAAAATCAGTTAGGTGACTTGGGGAAGCCACTTAGCAGTATGAACCTCGATGAGCTTCTAAAAAATGTTTGGACTGCCGAGGTGCATCAGTCCACGGGTATGGACATTGAGGGCACAGCACAGGCCAGTCAAACTGCCCTGCAGCGTCAGGCTAGCCTATCATTAACTAGTGCACTGAGCAAGAAGACGGTGGATGAGGTTTGGAGAGATATTCAGCAAAGCAAAAATAGTGAGGAAAAGAAGTCTCGGGAACGGCAGCCTACTTTGGGAGAGATGACTTTGGAGGATTTCTTGGTGAAGGCAGGGATTGTGGCTGAAACATCTACAGAGAAATCCAGTGCTGGTCCTGTTGGTGTTGATCAGAACACAGCCTTGCAATTTCCACAGCAAGGTCAGTGGATACAGTATCAACAGCAACAATATCAGCAACCACAACAGAGCATGATGGGGGTTTATATGCCAGGCCAGCCTATACCACAGCCACTGCACATGGGGGCTGGTGCTGTGATGGATGTTCCATATCCGGAGAATCAGGTAGCATTAACTTCACCATTGATGGGAACCTTGTCGGACACACAAATGCCTGGGAGGAAAAGAGGTGTCCCAGAAGACATGATTGAAAAGACTGTAGAGAGAAGGCAAAAGAGGATGATCAAGAACCGTGAATCTGCTGCTCGCTCACGAGCAAGGAAGCAG GCTTACACTAATGAACTGGAGAACAAAGTTTCGCGTCTGGAAGAGGAAAACGAAAGGCTCCGGAAACGGAAG GTTATATGCATCAATTCAGTCCTGAATAAGGTTCTTAggaagttctctctctctctcttgattgGGATAAAATTTTGA
- the LOC122294113 gene encoding ubiquitin-like-conjugating enzyme ATG10 isoform X3, producing MDISSWDGTISLAEFHAAACALVEKWKKVSSASPPWSWVSCPKQPWVASHEVSVEGYLSLENIILVSIKEEHDELPSFPQKEETSCSDKEESIDIATLGQSDHDEICYYDLHIVYSAPYRVPVLYFRVYYSDGEPLQFEDIKKHLPAHSAKTLLDSKWTFITQEEHPYLNRPWYKLHPCGTGEWMKLLFQGDVSLARNGAAIEVYLISWLSFVGQVVGLRIPYEMLNQL from the exons ATGGATATATCATCTTGGGATGGAACCATCTCATTAGCGGAATTTCATGCCGCTGCTTGTGCTTTAGTAGAGAAATGGAAAAAGGTCTCTTCAGCTTCCCCTCCTTGGTCATGGGTCTCTTGTCCCAAACAACCTTGGGTGGCTTCTCACGAAGTTAGC GTGGAAGGATACTTGTCACTGGAGAACATAATTCTCGTGTCAATTAAG GAGGAACATGATGAACTACCAAGTTTCCCTCAGAAAGAAGAGACAAGTTGCTCTGACAAAGAGGAGTCCATTGATATTGCCACCTTA GGTCAGAGCGATCATGATGAAATATGTTACTATGATCTCCATATAGTATATAGTGCTCCATATAGGGTTCCGGTGCTATATTTTCGTGTGTACTACAGTG ATGGAGAACCTTTGCAGTTTGAGGATATAAAAAAACACCTTCCTGCTCACTCTGCCAAAACACTGTTGGATTCAAAATGGACGTTTATAACCCAGGAG GAGCATCCATACTTGAACAGGCCATGGTACAAATTACATCCATGCGGAACCGGTGAGTGGATGAAGCTGCTTTTCCAAGGTGATGTTTCTCTGGCTAGAAATGGAGCGGCAATTGAAGTATATCTGATTTCATGGCTCTCATTCGTTGGGCAAGTTGTTGGTCTTAGGATCCCTTATGAAATGCTGAATCAGCTATAA
- the LOC122294111 gene encoding ABSCISIC ACID-INSENSITIVE 5-like protein 2 isoform X1 translates to MGIETMGSQGVGNSNGKQSQLQPLARQNSMYSLTLDEVQNQLGDLGKPLSSMNLDELLKNVWTAEVHQSTGMDIEGTAQASQTALQRQASLSLTSALSKKTVDEVWRDIQQSKNSEEKKSRERQPTLGEMTLEDFLVKAGIVAETSTEKSSAGPVGVDQNTALQFPQQGQWIQYQQQQYQQPQQSMMGVYMPGQPIPQPLHMGAGAVMDVPYPENQVALTSPLMGTLSDTQMPGRKRGVPEDMIEKTVERRQKRMIKNRESAARSRARKQAYTNELENKVSRLEEENERLRKRKELEKMLPSAPPPEPKYQLRRTSSASF, encoded by the exons ATGGGGATCGAGACAATGGGGTCTCAAGGTGTAGGCAATAGTAATGGAAAACAGTCGCAATTGCAGCCATTGGCGCGGCAAAACTCAATGTACAGTCTTACACTTGATGAGGTTCAAAATCAGTTAGGTGACTTGGGGAAGCCACTTAGCAGTATGAACCTCGATGAGCTTCTAAAAAATGTTTGGACTGCCGAGGTGCATCAGTCCACGGGTATGGACATTGAGGGCACAGCACAGGCCAGTCAAACTGCCCTGCAGCGTCAGGCTAGCCTATCATTAACTAGTGCACTGAGCAAGAAGACGGTGGATGAGGTTTGGAGAGATATTCAGCAAAGCAAAAATAGTGAGGAAAAGAAGTCTCGGGAACGGCAGCCTACTTTGGGAGAGATGACTTTGGAGGATTTCTTGGTGAAGGCAGGGATTGTGGCTGAAACATCTACAGAGAAATCCAGTGCTGGTCCTGTTGGTGTTGATCAGAACACAGCCTTGCAATTTCCACAGCAAGGTCAGTGGATACAGTATCAACAGCAACAATATCAGCAACCACAACAGAGCATGATGGGGGTTTATATGCCAGGCCAGCCTATACCACAGCCACTGCACATGGGGGCTGGTGCTGTGATGGATGTTCCATATCCGGAGAATCAGGTAGCATTAACTTCACCATTGATGGGAACCTTGTCGGACACACAAATGCCTGGGAGGAAAAGAGGTGTCCCAGAAGACATGATTGAAAAGACTGTAGAGAGAAGGCAAAAGAGGATGATCAAGAACCGTGAATCTGCTGCTCGCTCACGAGCAAGGAAGCAG GCTTACACTAATGAACTGGAGAACAAAGTTTCGCGTCTGGAAGAGGAAAACGAAAGGCTCCGGAAACGGAAG GAGCTGGAGAAAATGTTGCCATCTGCACCACCTCCGGAGCCAAAGTATCAGCTTCGCAGAACATCTTCAGCCTCATTCTGA
- the LOC122294113 gene encoding ubiquitin-like-conjugating enzyme ATG10 isoform X5, protein MDISSWDGTISLAEFHAAACALVEKWKKVSSASPPWSWVSCPKQPWVASHEVEGYLSLENIILVSIKEEHDELPSFPQKEETSCSDKEESIDIATLGQSDHDEICYYDLHIVYSAPYRVPVLYFRVYYSDGEPLQFEDIKKHLPAHSAKTLLDSKWTFITQEEHPYLNRPWYKLHPCGTGEWMKLLFQGDVSLARNGAAIEVYLISWLSFVGQVVGLRIPYEMLNQL, encoded by the exons ATGGATATATCATCTTGGGATGGAACCATCTCATTAGCGGAATTTCATGCCGCTGCTTGTGCTTTAGTAGAGAAATGGAAAAAGGTCTCTTCAGCTTCCCCTCCTTGGTCATGGGTCTCTTGTCCCAAACAACCTTGGGTGGCTTCTCACGAA GTGGAAGGATACTTGTCACTGGAGAACATAATTCTCGTGTCAATTAAG GAGGAACATGATGAACTACCAAGTTTCCCTCAGAAAGAAGAGACAAGTTGCTCTGACAAAGAGGAGTCCATTGATATTGCCACCTTA GGTCAGAGCGATCATGATGAAATATGTTACTATGATCTCCATATAGTATATAGTGCTCCATATAGGGTTCCGGTGCTATATTTTCGTGTGTACTACAGTG ATGGAGAACCTTTGCAGTTTGAGGATATAAAAAAACACCTTCCTGCTCACTCTGCCAAAACACTGTTGGATTCAAAATGGACGTTTATAACCCAGGAG GAGCATCCATACTTGAACAGGCCATGGTACAAATTACATCCATGCGGAACCGGTGAGTGGATGAAGCTGCTTTTCCAAGGTGATGTTTCTCTGGCTAGAAATGGAGCGGCAATTGAAGTATATCTGATTTCATGGCTCTCATTCGTTGGGCAAGTTGTTGGTCTTAGGATCCCTTATGAAATGCTGAATCAGCTATAA